In Pseudofrankia saprophytica, one genomic interval encodes:
- a CDS encoding CaiB/BaiF CoA transferase family protein — translation MPYNLLAGVRVVEASMYAFAPSAGAVLADWGADVIKVVPPGTLDPMNGNPVAGLPDREVGVAFMWEITNRGKRCVGVDQRTDGGQRVMAALVGSADVFITNLLPSARRRFRVDVGDLTAVKPDLVYARASGHGPRGPECDAGGFDHTDFWARTGMAHAASQVSEEFVPQPGPALGDLASGAFLAGGIAAALFRRERTGHGAVVDVSLLSSGMWMFSPGVVASQLYDVDAIPRNRHRHLPNPFVAAYLTRDGRLVYLSGIQTEKHVEEFFQAAGRADLLADPRFATAAARAENAAACIGVLDEIFADRDLAYWTELLGRLATPWSLVQTAQEAANDPQARSNNFVTTVRKGSQEYPLVASPAQFDDVPPALAPAPAHGEHTDEVLLEHGFTWDEIMGFKEAGAVL, via the coding sequence ATGCCGTACAACCTGCTCGCCGGAGTACGCGTCGTGGAGGCGTCGATGTACGCCTTCGCGCCGTCGGCCGGCGCGGTGCTCGCCGACTGGGGCGCCGACGTGATCAAAGTCGTGCCGCCCGGAACCCTGGACCCGATGAACGGAAATCCCGTCGCCGGGCTGCCCGACCGCGAGGTCGGCGTCGCGTTCATGTGGGAGATCACCAATCGGGGAAAGCGGTGTGTCGGCGTCGACCAGCGCACCGACGGGGGCCAGCGGGTGATGGCCGCGCTGGTCGGCTCGGCCGACGTCTTCATCACCAACCTGCTGCCCAGCGCGCGGCGCCGTTTCCGGGTCGACGTCGGCGACCTCACCGCCGTCAAGCCGGATCTCGTCTACGCCAGGGCCAGCGGGCACGGCCCGCGCGGGCCGGAATGCGACGCCGGCGGTTTCGACCACACCGACTTCTGGGCCCGCACCGGCATGGCCCACGCGGCGAGCCAGGTCAGCGAGGAGTTCGTGCCGCAGCCGGGCCCGGCGCTCGGCGACCTCGCCTCCGGCGCGTTCCTCGCCGGCGGCATCGCGGCCGCGCTGTTCCGCCGGGAGCGCACCGGCCACGGCGCGGTGGTCGACGTCTCGCTCCTGTCGTCGGGGATGTGGATGTTCTCGCCCGGCGTGGTCGCGAGCCAGCTCTACGACGTGGACGCGATTCCGCGCAACCGGCACCGCCACCTGCCGAACCCTTTCGTCGCCGCCTACCTGACCCGCGACGGCCGGCTCGTCTACCTGTCCGGTATCCAGACGGAGAAGCACGTCGAGGAGTTCTTCCAAGCCGCGGGGCGGGCGGACCTGCTCGCCGACCCGCGGTTCGCGACGGCGGCGGCCCGGGCCGAGAACGCGGCGGCCTGCATCGGGGTCCTCGACGAGATCTTCGCGGACCGCGACCTGGCGTACTGGACCGAGCTGCTCGGGCGGCTCGCGACGCCATGGTCGCTGGTGCAGACCGCCCAGGAGGCCGCGAACGATCCTCAGGCCCGGTCGAACAACTTCGTGACGACCGTGCGGAAGGGTTCCCAGGAGTACCCGCTCGTGGCCAGTCCCGCACAGTTCGACGACGTGCCACCGGCCCTGGCACCGGCCCCCGCGCACGGCGAGCACACCGACGAGGTCCTGTTGGAGCACGGCTTCACCTGGGACGAGATCATGGGCTTCAAGGAGGCCGGCGCCGTTCTGTGA
- a CDS encoding ABC transporter substrate-binding protein produces MRNTRRLASTAAIAGLLFTAAACGGGDDGGSDGGAKPTASTQALGPDAFKPGPDSGWTNNGVKVDPAKLDCATPGGEPARGVTDTEIKVGGLISQSSTSGPINTGMDVGAKVRFSRENDAGGVNGRKINFIGARDDGSDAARTLTQAESLVADGVFAAVPAVVRTGNFLDSFCKSGTPYFGWGVAAPYCDSAIGFGVTGCLVAEADSPALTTTWAMAASGILGGSAGKSVAFIGVDIDSAKNGINLAAKGVKVAGFSVPYSKNPVPASGLTDPTALVNDLMRADKGAPPDLIVTIVDFAPALKLIDALRAAGYQGKILTPLGYDPRLTGLKDLDGTYTLVQWAPAESGSAADDQLKADFAKYAPDQAIGLTAMAGYWTADFFIDALKKTGKDLTLANLLKTLNGGSYSYHVPGAVGETQWPVNHSTSVPCASVVQLTGGKYEQTVKLACTPLFPNN; encoded by the coding sequence GTGCGAAACACCCGAAGACTCGCTTCCACGGCTGCCATCGCGGGCCTTTTATTCACCGCCGCCGCGTGCGGCGGCGGCGATGACGGCGGCAGCGACGGCGGCGCGAAGCCCACGGCGTCGACGCAGGCGCTCGGTCCCGACGCGTTCAAGCCGGGGCCGGACTCGGGCTGGACCAACAACGGCGTCAAGGTCGACCCGGCCAAGCTCGACTGCGCCACCCCGGGCGGCGAACCGGCCCGCGGCGTGACCGACACCGAGATCAAGGTTGGCGGCCTGATCAGCCAGTCCAGCACGAGCGGGCCGATCAACACCGGGATGGACGTCGGCGCAAAGGTCCGGTTCAGTCGCGAGAACGACGCGGGCGGCGTCAACGGACGCAAGATCAACTTTATCGGCGCACGTGACGACGGCTCCGACGCCGCCCGGACGTTGACCCAGGCCGAGTCCCTCGTCGCCGACGGCGTCTTCGCGGCCGTGCCCGCCGTCGTCCGCACCGGCAACTTCCTCGACTCGTTCTGCAAGAGCGGGACGCCGTACTTCGGCTGGGGTGTCGCCGCGCCTTACTGCGACAGCGCCATCGGCTTCGGGGTGACCGGCTGCCTGGTGGCCGAGGCGGACTCGCCAGCACTCACGACCACGTGGGCGATGGCCGCGAGCGGCATTCTCGGCGGCAGCGCGGGCAAGAGCGTGGCGTTCATCGGCGTCGACATCGACTCCGCGAAGAACGGCATCAACCTCGCGGCGAAGGGCGTCAAGGTGGCCGGGTTCTCCGTCCCCTACTCCAAGAACCCGGTGCCGGCCTCCGGGCTCACCGACCCGACGGCGCTCGTCAACGACCTGATGCGCGCCGACAAGGGCGCCCCGCCGGACCTGATCGTGACGATCGTGGACTTTGCCCCGGCGCTCAAGCTCATCGACGCGCTGCGGGCGGCGGGCTACCAGGGCAAGATCCTGACACCGCTCGGCTACGACCCGCGGCTGACCGGTCTCAAGGACCTCGACGGGACCTACACGCTGGTCCAGTGGGCACCCGCTGAGAGCGGCTCGGCCGCCGACGACCAGCTCAAGGCGGACTTCGCCAAGTACGCCCCCGACCAGGCGATCGGCCTGACCGCCATGGCCGGCTACTGGACGGCGGACTTCTTCATCGACGCGCTCAAGAAGACCGGGAAGGACCTCACCCTCGCGAACCTGCTCAAGACGCTGAACGGCGGCAGCTACAGCTACCACGTCCCGGGTGCGGTCGGCGAGACCCAGTGGCCGGTCAACCACAGCACATCAGTGCCGTGCGCCTCCGTGGTCCAGCTGACCGGTGGCAAGTACGAGCAGACCGTGAAGCTCGCCTGCACGCCGCTCTTCCCGAACAACTGA
- a CDS encoding LLM class flavin-dependent oxidoreductase — translation MTIGCLAPRTGDRVAELEDAGADALWVGGHVASPNGSAEAMVWLARLSAQARRAVIGSAVLLLPLYQPAIVAKQLADLDVATDGRIALGIGVGGEYPVEFEACQVPLAGRGGRTDEAIGLVRELWSAQPVTWPGPLFPMAGVRVQPAPCQPGGPPVIVAGRQPAAMRRAALLGDGWMPYLFSPERYARSVATVRAEADAAGRSLDEFIWAAYVPFVIDDDVSRARRRAAEFLGGTYRQDFAAMIDRVAVTGTPAQVARRLADYIEAGARHLALMPATREGEHDMLLQVLTDIAPQLRAGGPRPAAGAAPSSTGTGAAR, via the coding sequence GTGACCATCGGCTGCCTCGCCCCGCGCACGGGAGACAGGGTCGCCGAGTTGGAGGACGCGGGCGCCGACGCGCTGTGGGTCGGCGGGCATGTGGCCTCGCCGAACGGCAGCGCCGAGGCGATGGTGTGGCTGGCAAGACTGTCCGCCCAGGCTCGGCGGGCAGTCATCGGATCAGCCGTGCTGCTACTGCCGCTCTACCAGCCGGCGATCGTCGCGAAGCAACTGGCCGACCTCGACGTGGCCACCGACGGCCGGATCGCCCTCGGCATCGGGGTGGGAGGCGAATATCCCGTCGAGTTCGAGGCCTGTCAGGTCCCGCTGGCCGGCCGGGGCGGTCGCACCGACGAAGCGATCGGCCTCGTGCGCGAACTGTGGAGCGCGCAGCCAGTCACGTGGCCGGGGCCGTTGTTCCCCATGGCGGGGGTAAGAGTGCAACCGGCGCCCTGCCAGCCCGGTGGGCCACCGGTCATCGTCGCGGGGCGGCAGCCCGCCGCGATGCGGCGCGCCGCGCTACTCGGCGACGGTTGGATGCCGTACTTGTTCTCTCCTGAGCGCTACGCCCGCTCGGTCGCCACCGTACGGGCCGAGGCGGACGCGGCCGGCCGGTCGCTGGACGAGTTCATCTGGGCGGCCTACGTCCCGTTCGTCATCGACGACGACGTATCCCGCGCCCGTCGCCGGGCCGCCGAGTTCCTCGGCGGCACCTACCGCCAGGACTTCGCCGCGATGATCGACCGGGTCGCCGTCACGGGCACTCCGGCGCAGGTCGCGCGGCGCCTGGCTGACTACATCGAGGCGGGCGCGCGACATCTCGCCCTGATGCCCGCCACCCGAGAGGGAGAGCACGACATGCTCCTGCAGGTCCTGACCGACATCGCGCCGCAGCTGCGCGCGGGCGGCCCGCGGCCCGCGGCCGGCGCCGCGCCGTCATCCACCGGCACCGGAGCCGCGCGATGA
- a CDS encoding phosphotransferase family protein, which translates to MSTATATASTATVPPVPDTLERMLSPDWLTAALGHRFPGIEVTAVTPGPVISRVATNARFRITCADGTAPAGLSADLCGKGYFTEAGRAFRQAGEPEACFYRDVAAAAGLRTLHAVYADFDPSTHYGVVITEDVVAEGATFLDALSAYTPDQTAESLTQLAALHTATWCDPALADARWVAPRLSSYLVQRGADEIRMNYDGPIGAGVPVEIRDADRLVAAYRRLALDAAAASPWSLIHGDPHVGNVYLDADGRPSFLDWQLVQRGPWYLDVGYHLASALTVDDRRRTEEDLVRHYLDQLRAGGVDAPSLDEAWLGVRRGFVHGLFLWGITLKVDSAITSTLLARLGAAAADHDALTTVLNDKE; encoded by the coding sequence ATGTCCACCGCCACCGCCACCGCATCCACCGCCACCGTGCCGCCGGTGCCCGACACCCTCGAGCGGATGCTGTCGCCTGACTGGCTGACCGCGGCGCTCGGCCACCGGTTCCCCGGCATCGAGGTCACGGCGGTCACGCCCGGGCCGGTCATCAGCCGCGTCGCCACGAACGCCCGCTTCCGGATCACGTGCGCGGACGGCACCGCTCCGGCGGGGTTGTCGGCCGATCTCTGCGGCAAGGGCTACTTCACCGAGGCCGGCCGCGCCTTCCGGCAGGCGGGCGAACCGGAGGCCTGTTTCTATCGGGACGTGGCCGCCGCCGCCGGCCTGCGCACGCTGCACGCCGTGTACGCCGACTTCGACCCGTCGACCCACTACGGCGTCGTCATCACCGAGGATGTCGTCGCCGAGGGCGCCACCTTCCTCGACGCGCTGTCCGCGTACACCCCGGACCAGACGGCCGAAAGCCTGACCCAGCTCGCCGCGCTGCACACCGCGACCTGGTGCGACCCGGCGCTCGCCGACGCGCGCTGGGTCGCTCCCCGGCTGTCCAGCTACCTCGTGCAGCGCGGGGCCGACGAGATCCGGATGAACTACGACGGCCCGATCGGCGCGGGCGTCCCGGTCGAGATCCGCGACGCCGACCGGCTCGTCGCCGCCTACCGGCGGCTGGCCCTCGACGCGGCCGCCGCGTCGCCCTGGTCGCTGATCCACGGGGACCCGCACGTCGGCAACGTGTACCTGGACGCGGACGGTCGCCCGTCGTTCCTCGACTGGCAGCTGGTGCAGCGCGGGCCGTGGTACCTCGACGTCGGCTATCACCTCGCGTCCGCGCTGACGGTCGACGATCGCCGCCGCACCGAGGAGGACCTGGTCCGGCATTACCTGGACCAGCTGCGCGCCGGCGGCGTCGACGCGCCGTCCCTGGACGAGGCCTGGCTCGGCGTGCGCCGGGGCTTCGTCCACGGGTTGTTCCTCTGGGGCATCACGCTCAAGGTCGACTCGGCGATCACCAGCACTCTGCTGGCGCGCCTCGGGGCCGCGGCCGCCGACCACGACGCCCTCACCACCGTCCTCAACGACAAGGAGTAG
- a CDS encoding ABC transporter substrate-binding protein: MTTTTSAAPSIEDRWLRLEPMKIGWLGMEWARFEREIRMAFDEGIERGVLDRRYEFLFEQDAGLPQGTAKGGVDAFHRLVDAGCLAIGGANYTDSAIALADHANTAQVPLVSMCGTDMFHGEYCFRLGNGDVGIDPGLMVNWLKRQGHKRVAVVAPWSPISEEYFRFFLQECRRLKISIAAVEHITNTTTVDELAAKFDVLRAANADALAWLGYGGLVVSGAVRAALEKVDWDPPRIMTTAFMQYIWGFEQLDGWVGIDQWCPENPRMHLFHQRFVARYGEDPWMWPNAIPGLAYDIAATIVEGLHRATVLTGPGVKQGIERIRFMPAVTGGPNTHIAGGPFDHQLFKGDWLHYGRVRDGKLEFEGLFEPTDDY, from the coding sequence ATGACCACCACGACTTCGGCGGCCCCGTCGATCGAGGACCGCTGGCTACGCCTCGAGCCCATGAAGATCGGCTGGCTGGGCATGGAATGGGCGCGCTTCGAGCGCGAGATCCGGATGGCGTTCGACGAGGGCATCGAGCGGGGCGTGCTCGACCGCCGCTACGAGTTCCTGTTCGAACAGGACGCCGGCCTGCCCCAGGGAACGGCGAAGGGCGGTGTCGACGCGTTCCACCGGCTCGTCGACGCCGGCTGCCTGGCCATCGGCGGCGCCAACTACACCGACTCGGCGATAGCGCTCGCGGACCACGCGAACACCGCCCAGGTGCCGCTGGTCAGCATGTGCGGGACCGACATGTTCCATGGCGAGTACTGCTTCCGGCTGGGCAACGGCGACGTCGGCATCGACCCGGGGCTGATGGTCAACTGGCTCAAGCGCCAGGGTCACAAGCGGGTCGCCGTCGTCGCCCCGTGGTCGCCCATCTCCGAGGAGTACTTCCGTTTCTTCCTGCAGGAATGCCGGCGGCTGAAGATCTCGATCGCCGCGGTCGAGCACATCACCAACACCACGACCGTCGACGAGCTGGCGGCGAAGTTCGACGTGCTGCGCGCGGCCAACGCGGACGCCCTGGCCTGGCTGGGCTACGGCGGCCTCGTCGTCTCCGGGGCGGTGCGGGCCGCGCTGGAGAAGGTCGACTGGGACCCGCCGCGGATCATGACCACGGCGTTCATGCAGTACATCTGGGGCTTCGAGCAGCTCGACGGCTGGGTCGGCATCGACCAGTGGTGTCCGGAGAACCCGCGGATGCACCTGTTCCACCAGCGGTTCGTCGCCCGCTACGGCGAGGATCCGTGGATGTGGCCGAACGCCATCCCGGGCCTCGCCTACGACATCGCCGCGACGATCGTCGAGGGGCTGCACCGCGCGACCGTCCTCACCGGCCCGGGCGTGAAGCAGGGCATCGAGCGGATCCGGTTCATGCCGGCGGTCACCGGCGGCCCGAACACCCACATCGCCGGCGGCCCGTTCGACCACCAGCTGTTCAAGGGCGACTGGCTGCACTACGGCCGGGTCCGGGACGGGAAGCTCGAGTTCGAGGGGCTCTTCGAACCGACCGACGACTACTGA